CTGGATGAGCACCTTAGCCGCCCGAGGGAGCGCCTGGTAGCGGCAGTGGGCGGCACGCCCGGCCCGGAGGCAGACCGCGACTCCTCCCTGGATAGAGCAAGCTAGACGATCATGCCTCGGAACCGATTCCGGTTCCTTGCGCAATGATGGGTTCATGGAGCCTTCGTCACGTATTCGCCTCTCCTTGGAGACTGCGCGCCTGGCCCTTCGACCATGGATCGCGGACGACACCGGCTGGCATCGATAGCTTGTCGCAGAACGCGGGGGAGAGGCCCCTTCTGCCGATGCGGACGCCAAAGTAGTCGCTGGTGTGGTCCAAGCCCAGAGTGATCACGGCGTCGTACCCTCCGTCGTCACCCGGAAGGTTGACGGTGAGATCCTTGGCTACTGCGGACTGGTGATTGGGAGAGCAACGATCGACGAACCGGAGTTGGCCTACGAGCTTTTCAAACATGCCCACGGATGCGGCTACGCCACAGAGGCAGCGGCTGCAATTGTCGAGGCGGCTCGGAAGACTGGGCGTTTCCGACTGTGGTCAACCGTACGTGTAGGGAACGCGGCATCCTTCCGGGTGCTCGAAAAACTCGGTTTCACTCGGCACCACAGCGTGTGGGATGACCACGGCGAGCTCGTATGGAATGTCCTTGACCTTCGCTAGGGTCCCCGGCCTACATAAGGAATTCGAAGGAGCGGATGTTGATGCGGGACTTGGAGAGCTTTGTGGAGGAGGATGTTCAGCCGACGTGACGGGCTGGGGCTTCGACTGGTAAAAAGGGGCGGGCCGAGGAGGAGCGTCCGCCCTGGGGATTCGCAAGGATGCTGGCCGGCCGGATGGCCAGCGCCAGCAGCGCGCTCGATCTCGATACCGGCGGCGGTGAGGTGCTTTCGGAGCTTCCGGTGTTTCCTGAGCGCGTCGGCGATCGAACTTACCGAGCACTTCCTTGATCCGCTGCCCGAACCTGGCAAGGGGCGGGACCCCCAGCACTAGGCCGCTTCGGCTGAAGCGGCAGGGCTTACTGTCACGGACCTTCGCACGGCACGATGCCGTATGGAATTCGTCGACGTCCGCGCCGTGGTGTGGTTCCTGCGCAAGTGCATGTGGTGGGTCCCCGACTTCTCAGCCGAACGTTACTTAGACAAACTGGCCGAGCTGGACGAACAGATGAGGGCAGGACGTCCCTTCATTGACCACTCCACACGGCACCTGATCGAGGCTCAGCGGTGGGCAAGGGTACGACGGAGCCGATCTTGTGGCGGGTGACTTGGGTTCAGCTTCCGGAAGGCAGCTCGCTATCTGTCGAAGAGACAGGGGAGTGGATCGGCACATGACCCCCCAACGAACAGGGCAAATGATGGCCCTGGGTGGCTCGTCAGGTGCGTAGTCTGCGGCCCGGCTTGAGGGAATGCTCGTGCAGGCCCCACTGGATGCTGGAAAATGGGGCCATGCGCGAACCCT
Above is a window of Arthrobacter pascens DNA encoding:
- a CDS encoding GNAT family N-acetyltransferase translates to MVQAQSDHGVVPSVVTRKVDGEILGYCGLVIGRATIDEPELAYELFKHAHGCGYATEAAAAIVEAARKTGRFRLWSTVRVGNAASFRVLEKLGFTRHHSVWDDHGELVWNVLDLR